One Ranitomeya imitator isolate aRanImi1 chromosome 4, aRanImi1.pri, whole genome shotgun sequence genomic window, CTCATCACATGTAATAAAACCATGTTCTTGTTCTTACCAGCCCTCTATTCTGCTGGTCCCCAGTACACTGTATCCGACCAGCACGATATCACGAGATTTGCAGAACTCCAGTAATTTGCTCTGATTGAGGAATATGTGACATTCCACCTGTGCAGAGATATAATGGCTCATTACTATATATAATAGTGTTGATAAGATGCAATAGTAAAAAATATTTCACTCTAAACGACATGTTGATGGCAAAATATTACAACTTggctccttctttttttttttttacaaacagcgCCACAACTCTCTATGGGTTATATTTGGTATTGCAACTCCATTAATGTGGAAGGAGCTgtactgcaataccacacacaacctgtagggaagaatgtctgtgtttttttttttttttaaattacaagtTTTTCTAATTTCTTAGGATATTATGTGTGATTGATCCTTACTGGTCGGTGATATGTACCTGGTTGCACACTGGTTTGTACTTGAGTCCTGGCATGTTGAGAATCAGCTCCAGTTGCCGGTGGTTAAAATTGGAGACTCCGATGGATCGGACGAGGCCGGCGTCTCTGCACGCTTCCATAGCCTAGAGGTTATGGTAAGATAATTAGAGAGATGTTCCATCCGAAAATGGGAATCTTACCCCGTATGGTGGAGGAGAAGTTATTCTCCCCACAGTCACCCATAATCTTTCATATATTTTACCTTCCATGTTTCTCGGATATCTGTGTTATGAAAAACCACTTTCCCATTTTCATCTGTGGGAAAGGGATCATCTCCGGGCTGGAGGGGAAAAAATAGAGTTCACATATAATGTCTTCTGCTCTGATCTGATTGGGAGCCGCGGTCGATCCCATACACATATATCTACAAACCTTAAACTCCACTGGGTGGTGGATCAGGAAGAGATCCATGTAATCCAGCTGCAGATCCTTCAGAGATTTCTCCAACCCCAGTCGGACCCTCTCAGGTGTGTGGTTATTGCACCAAAGCTGCAGAATAAATTAAAAACCTGTAACAGCTCGTCATCGCCACCTAGTGGCCATGTTAAAGTGAAAAGAATATTTTGATTGGTCACCTTCCCAGTGTAAAAAATGTCTTCCCTCTTCACAGTCCCATCCGCAATCTTTGATCTAATGGCTTGGCCGATCTGGACCTCATTCCCGTATAAAAAGGCGCAGTCGATGTGGCGGTATCCAGCGTCAATGGCGACCTTGGTGCTCTCACCGGCATGTTCCATGGTGTACTTAGCCTGATAAAATGCAATTTTGATAAATCTCATTGTTCCTCTGTGGGGCAAATGAAACACGGAGAGATGGCACAGTGTCTCAAATGGGGGAACATTGCGGTGGCGAGAGACCAGCAGTAATGCCGCTTTGCCTTGGATTCAGTGGAGCAGCCGCTGCTTTATGTCTGATGCACTCACCGTGTCCGTCCCGGTGCCAAATCCGATCACCGGCATTTTATTCCCATCGTTCAGCACCACGTAGGAGTCCGGCTTCAGAGCCATGGTGTAATGTGTCCCAGTGTCTCAAAGTGCACAAGGTGCTGCCTGTATTTTATCTAGTCCTTCCCCAACCGTACAGCCCGTCCTATAGGTCAGTGAAGGTGGATGTCTAGTCGGCAGAGATTCTGCAGCGTCATTGGTTAGTAGCTAAATAAACACATGTGAGGTGAAAAATGAAGAGAAAGGTCACAGAGAAACTGCAGAAGGCTGTGTCATCCTGATTGTTTCATAAGGAGTAAACTAGATAAAAAACCATAAAGCATGAGAGAATTTGCCCTTAAAGGGGAAAAGTTCCCTTCTGATCCCAGGTAAGCATGAAACTGGAACAACTTGATCcagagtgtcaatcagactggatcactgttatgatgaggtaattcagtaccacaatggacatagaagtcagacatacagtgacctgacaataacccaaaaacatagaacgagctctgagacgtgggaactctgctgaccgcaatccctaatcctctccaaccacactagaggcatccgtggattgcgcctaacgctccctatgcaactcggcacagcctgagaaactagctagcctgaagatagaaaataagcctaccttgcctcagagaaataccccaaaggaaaaggcagcccccacatataatgactgtgagttaagatgaaaagacaaacgtagagatgaaatagatttagcaaagtgaggcccgactttctgaacagagcgaggataggaaaggtaactttgcggtcaacacaaaaccctacaaacaaccacgcaaaggggcaaaaagaccctccgtaccgaactaacggcacggaggtacaccctctgcgtcccagagcttccagcaagcaagaaaaatcaaataagcaagctggacagaaaaaacagcaaacaaaataacaaaagcggaacttagctatgcagagcagcaggccacaggaacgatccaggaggaaacaggtccaatactagaacattgactggaggccaggatcaaagcactaggtggagttaaatagagcagcacctaacgacttcaccacaacacctgaggaaggaaactcagaaggcgcagtaccactctcctccaccaacggaagctcatagagagaatcagccgaagtaccacttgtgaccacaggagggagctctgccacagaattcacaacagtaccccccccttgaggaggggtcaccgaaccctcaccagagcccccaggacgaccacgatgagccatatgaaaggcacgaacaagatcgggagcatggacatcagaggcaaagacccaggaattatcttcctgagcataacccttccacttaaccagatactggagtttccgtcttgaaacacgagaatccaaaatcttctccacaatatactccaactccccctccaccaaaaccggggcaggaggatcaacagatggaaccataggtgccacgtatctccgcaacaatgacctatggaatacgttatgaatggaaaaagaatctggaagggtcagacgaaaagacacaggattaagaacctcagaaatcctatacggaccaatgaaacgaggtttaaacttaggagaggaaaccttcataggaatatgacgagaagacaaccaaaccaaatccccaacacgaagtcggggacccacacagcgtctgcgattagcgaaacgttgagccttctcctgggacaaggtcaaattgtccactacatgagtccaaatctgctgcaacctgtccaccacagtatccacaccaggacagtccgaagactcaacctgccctgaagagaaacgaggatggaacccagagttgcagaaaaacggcgaaaccaaggtagccgagctggcccgattattaagggcgaactcagccaaaggcaaaaaggacacccagtcatcctgatcagcagaaacaaagcatctcagatatgtttccaaggtctgattggttcgttcggtctggccattagtctgaggatggaaagccgaggaaaaagacaagtcaatgcccatcctagcacaaaaggctcgccaaaacctcgaaacaaactgggaacctctgtcagaaacgatattctctggaatgccatgtaaacgaaccacatgctggaagaacaatggcaccaaatcagaggaggaaggtaacttagacaagggcaccaaatggaccatcttagagaagcgatcacaaaccacccaaatgactgacattttttgtgagacgggaagatctgaaataaaatccatagagatatgtgtccaaggcctcttcgggaccggcaagggcaaaagcaacccactggcacgagaacagcagggcttagcccgagcacaaatcccacaggactgcacaaaagaacgcacatcccgcgacagagatggccaccaaaaggatctagccactaactctctggtaccaaagattccaggatgacaagccaacaccgaacaatgaacctcagagataactttattcgtccacctatcagggacaaacagtttctccgctgggcaacgatcaggtttattagcctgaaatttttgcagcacccgccgcaaatcaggggagatggcagacacaattactccctctttgagaatacccgccggctcagataaacctggagagtcgggcacaaaactcctagacagggcatccgcc contains:
- the LOC138675136 gene encoding aldo-keto reductase family 1 member C1-like isoform X9, yielding MALKPDSYVVLNDGNKMPVIGFGTGTDTAKYTMEHAGESTKVAIDAGYRHIDCAFLYGNEVQIGQAIRSKIADGTVKREDIFYTGKLWCNNHTPERVRLGLEKSLKDLQLDYMDLFLIHHPVEFKPGDDPFPTDENGKVVFHNTDIRETWKAMEACRDAGLVRSIGVSNFNHRQLELILNMPGLKYKPVCNQVECHIFLNQSKLLEFCKSRDIVLVGYSVLGTSRIEGWVDQNSPKLLEDPVLNTVAKKLNRSPAQVALRYLLQRGCVVLAKSFSPERIKQNFQVFDFELSDEDMKSLDGVNKNMRYLIND
- the LOC138675136 gene encoding aldo-keto reductase family 1 member C1-like isoform X5, with the translated sequence MALKPDSYVVLNDGNKMPVIGFGTGTDTAKYTMEHAGESTKVAIDAGYRHIDCAFLYGNEVQIGQAIRSKIADGTVKREDIFYTGKLWCNNHTPERVRLGLEKSLKDLQLDYMDLFLIHHPVEFKPGDDPFPTDENGKVVFHNTDIRETWKAMEACRDAGLVRSIGVSNFNHRQLELILNMPGLKYKPVCNQVECHIFLNQSKLLEFCKSRDIVLVGYSVLGTSRIEGWVDQNSPKLLEDPVLNTVAKKLNRSPAQVALRYLLQRGCVVLAKSFSPERIKQNFQVFDFELSDEDMKSIDGVNINLRYLIIHPWKESPKYPYHDEY
- the LOC138675136 gene encoding aldo-keto reductase family 1 member C1-like isoform X7, yielding MALKPDSYVVLNDGNKMPVIGFGTGTDTAKYTMEHAGESTKVAIDAGYRHIDCAFLYGNEVQIGQAIRSKIADGTVKREDIFYTGKLWCNNHTPERVRLGLEKSLKDLQLDYMDLFLIHHPVEFKPGDDPFPTDENGKVVFHNTDIRETWKAMEACRDAGLVRSIGVSNFNHRQLELILNMPGLKYKPVCNQVECHIFLNQSKLLEFCKSRDIVLVGYSVLGTSRIEGWVDQNSPKLLEDPVLNTVAKKLNRSPAQVALRYLLQRGCVVLAKSFSPERIKQNFQVFDFELSDEDMKSLDGVNKNMRYLINDYWKESPKYPYDDEF